In one window of Nitrospinota bacterium DNA:
- the nuoD gene encoding NADH dehydrogenase (quinone) subunit D, with protein MSDLKEQLHTDHMVLNMGPSHPATHGTVKFLLTLDGETVVNMEVEIGYLHRGFEKMCESVTYSNVFPYTDRLNYCSAIMNNIGYALAVEKLCGIEATDRCNYIRVVTNELARISDHYTNIAAAALELGALTAFIYFVEAREIVWDLLEKVCGARLTSNYIRIGGLMCDLPPGFAEDLQASYKKLDSLFDDVDKLLTKNRIFLDRMRDTGGISAEDAISWGFTGPCLRACGVDYDVRKNHPYLVYDRIDFDIPLGTTGDNFDRYLVRMEEIKQSMRIIKQAMKDMPEGPINVANPYMRAPAKPDVYSRMEEMIAHFKMIIDGLKPPVGEVYFPTEAANGELGFYLVSDGSGKPYKCRVRPPSFTMTAAMEQICKGGMLADIIPTFDMINMIGGECDR; from the coding sequence ATGTCTGATTTAAAAGAACAACTGCATACCGATCACATGGTCCTCAACATGGGGCCCTCTCACCCGGCCACCCACGGAACCGTTAAGTTTTTGTTGACCCTGGATGGGGAAACGGTTGTGAATATGGAGGTTGAGATCGGGTATCTGCACCGTGGATTTGAAAAAATGTGCGAAAGCGTGACCTACTCAAACGTTTTCCCCTATACCGACCGGCTGAATTATTGTTCGGCTATTATGAACAACATCGGCTATGCACTCGCGGTTGAGAAACTTTGCGGCATTGAAGCCACGGATCGGTGCAATTACATCCGCGTGGTGACCAACGAGTTGGCCCGCATCTCGGATCATTACACCAATATCGCCGCGGCGGCGCTGGAATTGGGTGCGTTGACAGCGTTCATTTATTTTGTGGAAGCAAGAGAGATCGTTTGGGACCTGCTGGAAAAAGTTTGCGGTGCCCGACTGACATCCAATTATATTCGGATCGGCGGGCTGATGTGCGACCTCCCTCCGGGATTTGCCGAGGACTTGCAGGCATCTTATAAAAAACTGGATTCTTTGTTCGACGATGTGGACAAACTGCTCACCAAAAACCGCATCTTTCTGGACCGAATGCGGGACACAGGGGGCATCTCGGCGGAAGATGCGATCAGCTGGGGGTTCACCGGCCCTTGCCTGCGCGCCTGCGGAGTGGATTACGATGTCCGCAAGAACCACCCTTACCTGGTGTATGACCGCATCGACTTCGACATTCCCCTGGGAACCACCGGAGATAATTTCGACCGCTATCTGGTTCGCATGGAAGAAATCAAGCAAAGCATGCGCATCATCAAACAAGCCATGAAGGATATGCCGGAAGGCCCCATCAACGTGGCTAACCCTTACATGAGGGCTCCGGCCAAACCCGATGTCTATTCCCGCATGGAAGAGATGATCGCTCATTTCAAAATGATCATCGACGGCTTAAAACCCCCTGTCGGCGAAGTCTATTTTCCAACAGAAGCCGCCAACGGGGAACTGGGATTCTACCTCGTCAGTGATGGGTCCGGAAAACCCTACAAATGCCGAGTACGCCCCCCGAGCTT